Proteins encoded within one genomic window of Lysinibacillus sphaericus:
- the ahlS gene encoding AhlS family quorum-quenching N-acyl homoserine lactonase, with product MKMINKHAKLFVMDNGTMRMDKNYMIAMHNPATIDHPNQPNEFVEFPVYTVLIDHPEGKILFDTACNPNSMGPEGRWGEFTQKAFPINMPEECYLHHRLEELNVRPEDIKYVVASHLHLDHAGCLELFTNATIIVQEDEFNGTLQTYARNVKDGAYVWGDIDMWIKNNLQWRLIKRGEDNVKLAEGINILNFGSGHAWGMLGLHINMPETGGIILASDAIYTAESFGPPVKPPGIIYDSVGYNSTVERIRRLANETNSQVWFGHDPVQFKSFRKSTEGYYE from the coding sequence ATGAAGATGATAAACAAGCACGCTAAACTATTTGTTATGGATAATGGAACGATGCGCATGGATAAAAACTATATGATTGCAATGCATAATCCTGCAACGATTGACCACCCGAATCAACCAAATGAATTTGTTGAATTTCCGGTTTATACAGTTTTAATTGATCATCCAGAAGGGAAAATTTTATTTGATACAGCATGTAATCCAAACTCAATGGGACCCGAAGGAAGGTGGGGTGAATTTACACAAAAAGCATTCCCTATTAATATGCCAGAAGAATGCTATTTACATCATCGATTAGAAGAATTAAATGTTCGCCCTGAGGATATTAAATATGTAGTTGCTTCACATCTTCATTTAGATCATGCAGGTTGTTTAGAACTTTTTACAAATGCAACGATCATTGTGCAGGAAGATGAATTTAATGGAACGTTACAAACATACGCGAGAAATGTTAAGGATGGTGCGTATGTTTGGGGTGATATTGATATGTGGATTAAAAACAACTTACAGTGGCGCCTAATCAAACGTGGTGAAGATAATGTGAAACTGGCAGAAGGTATCAATATATTGAATTTTGGTAGTGGGCATGCTTGGGGTATGCTAGGTTTGCATATTAATATGCCAGAAACAGGGGGAATCATTTTAGCGTCAGACGCTATTTACACAGCTGAAAGCTTTGGACCACCGGTTAAGCCTCCTGGTATCATCTATGATTCAGTAGGTTATAACTCAACAGTTGAACGAATTCGAAGATTAGCAAACGAAACAAATTCGCAAGTATGGTTCGGCCATGACCCCGTGCAATTTAAATCATTTAGAAAATCAACAGAAGGCTATTATGAATAG
- a CDS encoding iron-containing alcohol dehydrogenase, translated as MSKLTFTPTNYIGWGSLQHLLVEVQKFEAKNILIVTDPLLKELGIVDHINKPLQENGYRTTLYTDIAPEPPLAIGEQLVDYTRKHQFDLVIGLGGGSALDLAKLAAVLATHDGKVADYLNLTGTKILENKGLPKILIPTTSGTGSEVTNISVLSLKTTKDVVTHDYLLADVAIVDPELTISLPAKVTAATGVDALTHAIEAYVSINANEVTDGLALQAIKLISSSIRTAVHDGKNKQARSDMSYGSYLAGLAFFNAGVAGVHALAYPLGGQYHIAHGDSNAVLLPYVMGYIRQSCEKRMKDILDAMGLSSSYLSQEDASFKCVVALQQLVKDVNIPSTLKGFAIPELALEQLTDDATKQTRILARSPMPLNREDILAIYRAAFDGEIREPKRQTL; from the coding sequence ATGAGTAAACTTACCTTTACTCCTACAAACTATATAGGTTGGGGGAGTCTACAGCATTTACTTGTAGAAGTGCAAAAATTTGAAGCAAAGAATATATTAATCGTAACGGACCCGTTGTTAAAAGAGTTAGGTATAGTGGACCATATTAATAAACCTTTACAAGAAAATGGTTATCGTACGACCCTTTATACTGATATTGCTCCAGAGCCACCTCTTGCAATTGGGGAACAACTGGTAGACTATACAAGAAAGCATCAATTTGATTTAGTTATTGGATTAGGTGGTGGAAGTGCGTTAGATTTAGCAAAGCTAGCTGCCGTATTAGCTACTCATGACGGCAAAGTCGCTGACTATTTAAATTTAACAGGTACAAAAATACTTGAAAATAAAGGGCTTCCCAAAATTCTAATTCCGACAACTTCAGGTACAGGGTCGGAAGTCACAAATATTTCGGTTTTATCGTTAAAAACGACAAAGGATGTCGTGACACATGATTATTTACTAGCTGATGTAGCCATTGTAGATCCGGAATTAACAATTTCTTTGCCAGCAAAGGTAACGGCTGCTACGGGTGTTGACGCGTTAACCCACGCAATTGAAGCATATGTTTCAATTAATGCAAATGAAGTGACAGATGGTCTTGCACTTCAAGCGATTAAATTAATTAGTAGTTCAATTCGTACAGCCGTACATGACGGCAAGAATAAGCAAGCGCGCTCAGATATGAGTTATGGAAGTTATTTAGCAGGCTTAGCATTTTTTAATGCAGGTGTAGCAGGGGTGCATGCTTTGGCTTATCCTCTTGGTGGTCAGTATCATATTGCACATGGAGATTCAAACGCTGTATTATTACCATACGTTATGGGCTATATTCGTCAAAGTTGCGAAAAACGCATGAAGGATATTTTAGATGCAATGGGGCTGTCATCTAGTTATTTATCGCAAGAAGATGCTTCCTTTAAATGTGTAGTTGCATTACAGCAACTAGTAAAGGATGTAAATATTCCTTCAACTTTGAAAGGGTTTGCCATACCGGAATTAGCACTTGAACAATTAACGGATGATGCTACGAAACAGACTAGAATTTTAGCAAGAAGCCCGATGCCCTTAAATCGAGAAGATATTTTGGCTATTTATCGTGCAGCATTTGATGGGGAAATTCGCGAACCGAAACGACAAACATTGTAG
- a CDS encoding ferritin — MLSEKLHTALNEQMNFEFYSAHAYMAMAAFCTDQDYDGFANFFLVQAEEERFHAMKFYNFLSDMGYRATIQGFDSPENHFNSILHAFKTALSHEKEVTRRIYNLSDIALDEREHATMAFLKWFIDEQVEEESTFDTLIRKIERIENDSNAIFMLDAELATRTFTPGAEA, encoded by the coding sequence ATGTTATCAGAAAAACTACACACAGCACTTAACGAACAAATGAATTTTGAATTTTACTCAGCGCATGCCTATATGGCAATGGCCGCATTTTGCACAGATCAAGATTACGATGGGTTTGCCAATTTCTTTTTAGTGCAAGCGGAAGAAGAACGTTTCCATGCAATGAAATTTTATAATTTTTTAAGTGATATGGGCTATCGTGCAACAATCCAGGGTTTTGACAGTCCAGAAAATCATTTCAACTCTATTTTGCATGCCTTTAAAACAGCTTTGTCACATGAAAAAGAAGTGACACGTCGTATCTACAACTTATCTGATATTGCATTAGATGAACGTGAACACGCCACAATGGCATTTTTAAAATGGTTTATCGATGAGCAAGTAGAAGAAGAATCAACGTTCGATACATTAATTCGTAAAATTGAACGCATTGAAAATGATTCAAATGCTATCTTTATGCTTGATGCGGAGTTAGCTACACGGACATTTACACCTGGTGCTGAAGCTTAA
- a CDS encoding TerC family protein: protein MEAILLEYAWVLVVLIVLEGLLAADNAVVMAVMVKHLPKAQQQKALLYGLVGAFVFRFAALFLITTLVNFWQIQALGAAYLLFMSIKHIYDSRKAAGESDEIKEPKKQSGFWMTVIKVELADIAFAVDSILAAVAIAVTLPHLGNFDVGGINAGQFGVMFLGGLIGVVMMRFAARWFVRVLEKFPSLETAAFLIVGWVGVKLAVLTLAHEKLGFIPHEFPHSTMWKATFWIVLLAIALIGYLVGIKNQKKEA, encoded by the coding sequence TTGGAAGCGATTTTATTAGAATACGCTTGGGTACTTGTCGTATTAATTGTACTAGAAGGACTATTAGCGGCAGATAACGCGGTCGTGATGGCCGTTATGGTAAAACATTTACCAAAAGCACAACAACAAAAGGCACTATTATACGGATTAGTTGGTGCATTCGTTTTCCGTTTTGCCGCACTATTCTTAATTACAACACTCGTAAACTTCTGGCAAATTCAGGCATTAGGTGCTGCCTACTTGTTATTTATGTCAATTAAACATATTTACGATTCGCGGAAAGCCGCCGGAGAATCAGATGAAATTAAAGAACCTAAAAAACAATCTGGTTTCTGGATGACGGTTATTAAAGTAGAGCTTGCGGACATCGCCTTTGCGGTAGATTCCATTTTAGCTGCAGTGGCAATCGCTGTTACATTGCCGCATTTAGGTAATTTCGATGTCGGTGGTATTAATGCAGGACAATTCGGTGTTATGTTCCTTGGTGGTCTTATCGGGGTTGTCATGATGCGATTTGCGGCACGCTGGTTCGTACGTGTACTAGAAAAATTCCCGTCACTTGAAACAGCCGCATTCTTAATCGTTGGTTGGGTTGGCGTAAAGTTAGCAGTTTTAACGTTAGCACATGAAAAATTAGGCTTTATTCCTCACGAATTCCCACATTCAACAATGTGGAAAGCGACATTCTGGATTGTGTTACTTGCGATTGCGCTAATTGGCTACTTAGTAGGTATCAAAAACCAAAAGAAAGAAGCATAA